The following coding sequences are from one Candidatus Binataceae bacterium window:
- a CDS encoding SDR family NAD(P)-dependent oxidoreductase, protein MQQGKQRLKGKVAIVTGAGRGIGRAEAMLLAAEGAKVVINDLGTDMLGKGADQGIAGQVAAEIRAAGGEAVANTDSVTTMAGGERIIKTALDAFGRLDILINNAGAVRPKIIFHMTEDDWDSMMAVHLKGHFTTIRFASPIFREQKSGVIINTASESGLGHFGQASYSAAKEGIVGLTRTVARDLGRYGVRCNAIRPRAATRLFDETAAEAIERMRATVGPTAAPAIDRSGLQNKPEQVAALVVWLCTDAASGVNGRTFVVGGDLVGLYPEPEPMRALYREGGWDLDTLDRIGSKDLIGGLVNEFLPR, encoded by the coding sequence ATGCAGCAGGGAAAGCAACGGCTCAAGGGCAAGGTCGCGATCGTAACCGGTGCCGGACGCGGAATCGGCCGCGCCGAGGCGATGCTGCTCGCGGCCGAGGGCGCCAAGGTTGTCATCAACGACCTCGGCACCGACATGCTCGGCAAGGGCGCCGACCAGGGAATCGCGGGCCAGGTGGCGGCGGAGATCCGGGCGGCGGGCGGCGAAGCGGTCGCCAATACCGACAGCGTCACCACGATGGCGGGCGGGGAGCGCATCATCAAGACCGCGCTCGACGCCTTCGGCCGGCTCGACATCCTGATCAACAATGCCGGCGCGGTGCGCCCGAAGATCATCTTCCACATGACCGAGGACGACTGGGACTCGATGATGGCGGTCCATCTGAAGGGCCATTTCACCACCATCCGCTTCGCCAGCCCGATCTTCCGCGAACAGAAGAGCGGCGTGATCATCAACACCGCCTCCGAGTCGGGGCTCGGCCATTTCGGGCAGGCGAGCTACTCGGCGGCCAAGGAGGGCATCGTCGGGCTGACGCGCACGGTGGCGCGCGACCTTGGGCGCTACGGCGTGCGATGCAACGCGATCCGGCCGCGCGCGGCGACCCGGCTGTTTGACGAAACCGCGGCCGAGGCGATCGAGCGGATGCGCGCGACGGTCGGGCCCACCGCGGCGCCGGCGATCGATCGCAGTGGGCTGCAGAACAAGCCCGAGCAGGTCGCGGCGCTGGTGGTATGGCTGTGCACGGACGCGGCCAGCGGCGTCAACGGGCGAACCTTCGTGGTCGGCGGCGACCTGGTCGGACTCTATCCGGAGCCCGAACCGATGCGCGCGCTCTATCGCGAGGGCGGATGGGACCTCGACACGCTCGACCGCATCGGGTCGAAAGACTTGATTGGCGGGCTGGTCAACGAGTTCCTGCCGCGCTGA
- a CDS encoding class I SAM-dependent methyltransferase has translation MKPVDGLSVEASGDTRPQAGLIAPGPALAGALREQIRRAYSQGYVEGHDGRCYEIFPDSVTPERAAFLEAAGAAAAPAATLEIGMAWGMSTLAILSVLAEGKRHFRPHVVIDPLQGARYRNAALLAIRRAGAEPAIEFRAQTSIAALSELVGRTFDFAFVDGGHHYSNVFCDLWLLHPLLKPGAIVVLDDVWFDDIKRVCAFAERHLGYRFHSEYPAGTGEQPLLRAYVVEPVARDQQRFGEKFLRARSRVLARHRRWRYRYLLRRLGLIRKPEMNLKVVPCSDARRAASR, from the coding sequence ATGAAACCTGTGGACGGCCTGTCGGTAGAGGCAAGCGGCGACACGCGCCCGCAAGCGGGGTTGATCGCACCGGGGCCCGCGCTTGCCGGCGCGCTGCGCGAGCAGATCCGTCGAGCCTACTCGCAGGGATATGTCGAAGGCCACGATGGCCGATGCTATGAAATTTTCCCCGACAGCGTGACTCCCGAACGCGCGGCCTTTCTTGAAGCCGCGGGCGCGGCGGCCGCGCCCGCAGCAACGCTGGAAATCGGGATGGCGTGGGGAATGTCAACGCTGGCGATCCTGAGCGTGCTGGCCGAGGGAAAACGCCACTTCCGGCCCCACGTCGTCATCGATCCCCTTCAGGGCGCCCGCTACCGCAACGCGGCGCTGCTGGCGATCCGGCGCGCGGGAGCGGAACCCGCAATCGAGTTCCGCGCGCAGACCTCGATCGCCGCGCTGTCGGAACTGGTTGGGAGAACCTTCGATTTCGCCTTCGTCGACGGCGGCCATCACTACTCAAATGTCTTCTGCGATCTGTGGCTGCTCCATCCGCTGTTGAAGCCAGGCGCAATCGTCGTGCTTGACGACGTATGGTTCGACGACATCAAGCGCGTATGCGCATTTGCCGAACGACATCTGGGCTACCGGTTTCACAGCGAATACCCCGCGGGCACAGGCGAGCAGCCGTTGCTCCGGGCATACGTGGTCGAGCCGGTGGCGCGCGACCAACAGCGATTTGGCGAGAAGTTCCTCAGGGCGCGCTCGCGCGTGCTGGCGCGGCATCGGCGCTGGCGCTATCGCTACCTTCTGCGGCGGCTGGGACTGATTCGCAAGCCCGAGATGAATCTCAAAGTGGTACCGTGTTCAGACGCCCGCCGAGCTGCGAGCCGCTGA
- a CDS encoding aldo/keto reductase: MEYRSLGNSGLKVSVVGLGCNNFGARCDAERTRAIVHRALDEGVTFFDTADMYGNRGGSEELLGRSLGSRRSEVVVASKFGWEMGDGPYLRGASRRYVMRACEASLRRLGTDYIDLYQLHKFDSETPQEETLEALADLVHAGKVRYIGCSNFAAWQLAEALGISRERGLPAYISAQNEYSLLERRIESELIPACRHFNVGILPFFPLASGFLTGKYRQGAEPPKGTRMASMQAIATRTLTEGNFAILARLEEFVRRCGHTLVELAMSWLAMQPQVSSVIAGATSPEQLSENVRAVQWRLSAEELAEVDKLTRR; the protein is encoded by the coding sequence GTGGAATATCGTTCGCTGGGAAACTCCGGGCTCAAAGTTTCGGTCGTCGGTTTGGGATGCAACAACTTCGGCGCGCGCTGCGACGCCGAGCGCACCCGCGCCATCGTCCATCGCGCGCTCGACGAAGGCGTCACGTTTTTCGACACCGCCGACATGTACGGCAACCGCGGCGGCTCCGAGGAGCTGCTCGGAAGATCGCTGGGCAGCCGGCGCTCCGAGGTCGTCGTCGCGAGCAAGTTCGGCTGGGAGATGGGCGACGGACCGTACCTGCGCGGCGCCTCCCGCCGCTATGTGATGCGGGCGTGCGAGGCGAGCCTGCGCCGGCTCGGCACCGACTATATCGACCTCTACCAGCTCCACAAGTTCGACTCCGAGACGCCCCAGGAGGAGACGCTCGAAGCGCTCGCCGACCTCGTCCATGCGGGCAAGGTGCGCTACATCGGGTGCAGCAACTTCGCCGCCTGGCAGCTCGCCGAGGCGCTCGGGATCTCGCGCGAACGCGGACTGCCCGCCTACATCTCGGCGCAGAACGAGTACAGCCTGCTCGAGCGCCGTATCGAGAGCGAGCTAATCCCGGCCTGCCGTCACTTCAACGTGGGCATCCTGCCGTTCTTTCCCCTGGCGAGCGGCTTCCTGACTGGCAAGTACCGCCAGGGCGCCGAGCCGCCCAAGGGCACGCGGATGGCCTCGATGCAGGCGATCGCGACGCGCACGCTGACCGAGGGAAATTTCGCTATCCTCGCCCGGCTGGAGGAGTTCGTGCGCCGGTGCGGCCATACCCTGGTCGAGCTCGCGATGTCGTGGCTGGCGATGCAGCCGCAGGTCTCCAGCGTGATCGCCGGCGCCACCAGCCCCGAGCAGCTCAGCGAGAACGTCAGAGCGGTGCAGTGGAGACTGAGCGCCGAGGAGCTTGCCGAAGTGGACAAGCTCACCCGCCGCTAA
- a CDS encoding alpha/beta hydrolase: protein MDWTETPAELARARAEQPMLVPAADGLLRAIFTPPAPEAPLAGMCVVMPGRMRWMPVRGQVRAARTLAARGFACLRFDYHGYGESEGAPVRTDRDSPCGGDIVGAIRYLRHTRGQHTFVLWGRCFDSLSALAAFADEADAIAGLLYIAAPILETHVEDWRARNAPASANGLIRRGWTALRGLRASAGEARRATPAVAPDFARYFAALVRSRARALFIYGEQDPLYEEFRAAERLLFANLGEEARGRIEVEIWPGCIHHPETVARECELLDRMQSWVETLHPHSARRRDSESCAERQSALAGARATHRARA, encoded by the coding sequence ATGGACTGGACTGAGACGCCGGCAGAGCTCGCGCGCGCCCGCGCCGAACAGCCGATGCTCGTCCCCGCGGCAGACGGCCTGTTGCGCGCGATCTTTACGCCACCGGCGCCGGAGGCGCCGCTGGCCGGGATGTGCGTCGTGATGCCGGGGCGGATGCGGTGGATGCCCGTGCGCGGACAAGTCCGAGCCGCACGGACCCTCGCCGCCCGCGGCTTCGCCTGCCTGCGTTTCGACTACCACGGTTACGGCGAAAGCGAGGGCGCGCCCGTCCGAACCGACCGCGACTCGCCGTGCGGCGGGGACATAGTCGGCGCGATTCGCTATTTGCGGCACACGCGCGGCCAGCACACCTTCGTGCTGTGGGGGCGATGCTTCGATTCGCTCAGCGCGCTGGCCGCCTTCGCCGACGAAGCCGACGCGATCGCCGGCCTGCTCTACATCGCCGCCCCGATCCTGGAGACGCACGTCGAGGACTGGCGGGCCAGAAACGCGCCGGCCTCCGCAAATGGCCTGATACGGCGCGGCTGGACCGCGCTGCGCGGCCTGCGCGCGAGCGCCGGCGAGGCACGCCGTGCGACACCCGCGGTCGCGCCCGACTTTGCCCGCTACTTTGCGGCGCTGGTGCGCTCGCGCGCGCGGGCGCTGTTCATCTACGGCGAGCAGGATCCGCTCTACGAGGAGTTCCGCGCCGCCGAGCGGCTGCTTTTCGCCAACCTCGGCGAGGAGGCGCGCGGCCGAATCGAAGTCGAGATCTGGCCCGGCTGCATCCATCACCCCGAAACGGTAGCGCGCGAATGCGAACTTCTCGACCGCATGCAGTCCTGGGTCGAGACGCTCCATCCGCACTCCGCGCGCCGTCGCGACAGCGAGAGCTGCGCCGAGCGGCAATCCGCGCTGGCCGGCGCGCGCGCAACGCACCGTGCCCGCGCCTGA
- a CDS encoding gluconokinase, GntK/IdnK-type yields MVIILTGVAGAGKTTVGRILAARLGWEFHDADDLHPACNKEKMRAGVALTDEDRRPWLRAVHSLVKRCLAEGRNAIVACSALKRAYRNEIVADPRRVRLVFLKVSREQLAERLARRTGHFFDPHLLASQFTILEEPADALTVDATAAPERVADAIRTGFGL; encoded by the coding sequence ATGGTGATAATCCTCACCGGAGTTGCGGGCGCCGGTAAAACGACGGTCGGACGCATCCTGGCCGCGCGGCTCGGATGGGAGTTTCATGACGCCGACGACCTCCACCCCGCGTGCAACAAGGAAAAAATGCGCGCCGGCGTCGCGTTGACCGACGAGGATCGCCGCCCGTGGCTGCGCGCCGTGCATTCGCTGGTCAAGCGATGTCTTGCCGAAGGGCGCAACGCGATCGTCGCGTGCTCGGCGCTCAAACGGGCTTATCGCAATGAGATCGTCGCCGATCCGAGGCGGGTCAGGCTGGTCTTTCTCAAAGTGTCACGCGAACAGCTTGCCGAGCGCCTTGCGCGTCGCACGGGCCACTTCTTTGACCCGCATCTGCTCGCCAGCCAGTTCACCATCCTGGAGGAGCCGGCCGACGCGCTGACGGTGGACGCGACGGCGGCGCCCGAGCGGGTGGCTGATGCGATCCGAACCGGCTTCGGCCTCTAA
- a CDS encoding alpha/beta hydrolase: protein MSARNVGLTEQPGFFASGAHQLYRVFHPAARRASASSVVIFCSSFGPDHVVAWRMEVLTARMAAAHGHDAVLFHPRSHGDSTGNFAEVTFDDLVEDAGAAARHAREASGAAQLVWVGVGFGALVAAAALRRDQGTRGLALWEPVHRGIDYFHAQLRRALFREVSCGRRPAATVDQMLAQLEGDGPLYLYGERVHPVLFPTFYRSARALELAAMLEGWRRPALLAQVQRRSHLSPDNAALATALAERGAKVTVATVADEPAWNGMDPPWVSDALSERTVEWLDGLD, encoded by the coding sequence GTGTCGGCGCGCAACGTAGGTCTGACCGAGCAGCCGGGATTTTTTGCTTCGGGCGCGCATCAGCTCTATCGCGTCTTCCATCCCGCGGCGCGTCGCGCATCCGCCTCCTCGGTCGTTATCTTCTGCTCCAGCTTCGGACCCGACCATGTGGTCGCATGGCGAATGGAGGTTTTGACAGCACGGATGGCGGCGGCGCACGGCCATGACGCAGTGCTGTTCCATCCGCGCAGCCACGGTGATTCGACCGGCAACTTTGCGGAGGTGACGTTCGACGATCTCGTCGAGGACGCAGGCGCCGCCGCCCGCCATGCACGCGAGGCCTCCGGCGCGGCACAGCTCGTATGGGTCGGAGTCGGCTTTGGCGCGCTGGTAGCCGCGGCCGCGCTGCGCCGCGACCAGGGCACGCGAGGGCTCGCGCTCTGGGAGCCGGTGCATCGCGGCATCGATTACTTCCACGCGCAGTTGCGGCGCGCGCTGTTTCGCGAGGTTTCTTGCGGACGGCGCCCGGCCGCCACCGTCGACCAGATGCTGGCGCAGCTCGAAGGCGACGGCCCGCTTTACCTTTACGGCGAGCGCGTCCATCCGGTCCTGTTCCCAACCTTCTATCGCAGCGCGCGCGCGCTCGAACTCGCAGCGATGCTCGAAGGATGGCGCCGCCCCGCTCTGCTCGCCCAGGTCCAGCGCCGCTCGCATCTTTCGCCCGACAACGCGGCGCTTGCCACGGCACTGGCCGAGCGCGGAGCCAAGGTCACTGTGGCGACTGTCGCCGACGAGCCCGCCTGGAACGGGATGGACCCGCCGTGGGTTTCCGACGCGCTGTCGGAGCGGACCGTGGAGTGGCTAGATGGACTGGACTGA
- a CDS encoding MCT family MFS transporter — protein MSDQLDSPRAWVTVAAGFLSCFTLFGVAYSFGAFFKPMAAEFGATREATSAIFAITSCLYFLLGPLTGYLTDRFGPRPVVATGAIVMGTGLFLTSRIPALWYAYVSYGLGVGIGVSCCYVPLLAVVAGWFYRRRNTALGVAVSGIGAGTLAIPPVSGELIEHIGWRNSYAVLGAATTVLLMVCAALSKRPPAGPQHIARPQIRRFIREPNFIVLYIGSALTNVATAIPFVFLPVYARDQGLSEVVAASLISFIGLTSMIGRVGLGTLADRVGLIRLYQAMVLALGMSYLIWLGAGRTYSMMVLFALAVGGTYGGYVALTPAVVAELFGIGGMGTVLGTLYTSSALTQLTGPPIVGAIIDYTSSYRLGILFTIGTTLIGLLILLALRPRGAATRAETAKQALAEAD, from the coding sequence ATGTCTGATCAGCTCGACTCGCCGCGCGCATGGGTAACGGTCGCCGCCGGCTTCCTGTCGTGCTTCACGCTGTTCGGCGTCGCCTACAGCTTCGGCGCGTTCTTCAAACCGATGGCGGCGGAGTTCGGCGCCACGCGCGAGGCAACCTCGGCGATCTTCGCGATCACTTCCTGCCTGTACTTTTTGCTGGGGCCGCTGACCGGCTACCTGACCGACCGCTTCGGCCCGCGTCCGGTGGTCGCCACCGGCGCGATCGTGATGGGCACCGGGTTGTTCCTGACCTCGCGAATCCCTGCGCTGTGGTACGCCTATGTCAGCTACGGGCTCGGCGTCGGTATCGGCGTGTCATGCTGCTACGTGCCGCTGCTCGCGGTGGTCGCCGGCTGGTTCTACCGGCGCCGCAACACCGCGCTCGGCGTGGCGGTGTCGGGCATCGGCGCCGGCACGCTTGCGATTCCGCCGGTGTCGGGCGAGCTCATCGAGCATATCGGATGGCGCAACTCGTACGCGGTGCTGGGCGCCGCGACGACCGTGCTGCTGATGGTGTGCGCGGCGCTGTCGAAACGGCCGCCCGCCGGCCCGCAGCACATCGCGCGCCCGCAAATCAGGCGCTTCATCCGCGAGCCGAACTTCATCGTGCTCTATATCGGTTCGGCGCTGACCAACGTCGCAACGGCGATTCCATTCGTTTTTCTGCCGGTGTACGCGCGCGACCAGGGGCTGAGCGAAGTGGTTGCCGCCTCGCTCATCAGCTTCATCGGGCTGACCAGCATGATCGGGCGCGTCGGATTGGGCACGCTCGCCGATCGGGTCGGACTTATCCGCTTGTACCAGGCGATGGTGCTCGCGCTGGGAATGTCGTACTTGATCTGGCTTGGCGCCGGGCGCACCTACTCGATGATGGTGCTGTTCGCGCTCGCGGTGGGCGGGACCTACGGCGGGTACGTCGCGCTGACGCCGGCGGTGGTCGCTGAGCTATTCGGGATCGGCGGGATGGGAACCGTGCTGGGAACGCTGTACACCAGCAGTGCGCTCACCCAGCTCACCGGGCCGCCGATCGTCGGCGCGATTATCGACTACACTTCGAGCTACCGGCTGGGAATCCTGTTCACGATCGGAACGACGCTCATCGGCCTGCTGATATTACTGGCGCTCAGGCCTCGGGGAGCAGCGACCCGAGCGGAGACCGCAAAGCAGGCGCTGGCCGAGGCCGACTGA
- a CDS encoding LLM class flavin-dependent oxidoreductase, which yields MHIGYGVAFQNPNNARSDAEVYHYEVRMAEMAEPLGFDSVWSVEHHFDDYTMCPDVLQFLTYMAGRTKTAKLGSMVVVLPWHDPIRVAEQISVLDHLSNGRFILGLGRGLARIEYEGFRLDQNEGRALFVEYAELILNALEKGYMEGGRHTNQPRREIRPLPARSFRGRTYAAAVSPESMPIMARLGAGILIIPQKPWDAVKKDFEVYHNVWREVNGGTEPPRPLCGGFFFVDKDRRRAEELGMKYITDYYYTAMKHYEMTSERFGQHKSYEFYSGIGKYIARHGMEGAAKSFASLMPFGTPEQVLEKLAYMREVVDMNGIMANLSYAGMPFDEAERNMKCFAEYVMPELKKWKTAPLPEPAPLALASSSAQAA from the coding sequence ATGCATATAGGCTACGGAGTCGCCTTCCAAAATCCCAACAACGCCCGCTCCGACGCCGAGGTTTACCATTACGAGGTGCGGATGGCCGAGATGGCCGAGCCGCTCGGCTTCGACTCGGTGTGGTCGGTCGAGCATCACTTCGACGACTACACGATGTGTCCGGACGTGCTGCAGTTTCTGACCTACATGGCCGGGCGCACCAAAACCGCCAAGCTCGGCTCGATGGTCGTGGTCCTGCCGTGGCACGATCCGATCCGGGTCGCCGAACAGATCTCGGTGCTCGACCATCTCTCCAACGGCCGCTTCATCCTCGGCCTCGGCCGCGGCCTGGCGCGGATCGAGTACGAGGGCTTCCGCCTCGACCAGAACGAGGGGCGCGCGCTGTTCGTCGAGTACGCCGAGCTGATCCTCAACGCGCTCGAGAAAGGCTACATGGAGGGCGGGCGCCACACCAATCAGCCGCGGCGCGAAATCCGCCCCTTGCCCGCGCGCTCGTTCCGCGGCCGCACCTACGCGGCGGCGGTGTCGCCGGAGTCGATGCCGATCATGGCGCGTCTGGGCGCCGGGATCCTGATCATCCCGCAGAAGCCGTGGGACGCGGTGAAAAAGGACTTCGAGGTTTACCACAACGTCTGGCGCGAGGTTAACGGCGGCACCGAACCGCCGCGTCCGCTGTGCGGCGGCTTCTTCTTCGTGGACAAGGATCGCCGGCGCGCCGAGGAGCTCGGGATGAAGTACATCACCGACTACTACTACACGGCGATGAAGCATTACGAGATGACCTCGGAGCGGTTCGGCCAGCACAAGAGTTACGAGTTCTACAGCGGCATCGGCAAGTACATCGCGCGCCACGGGATGGAGGGCGCGGCCAAGAGCTTCGCCAGCCTGATGCCGTTCGGCACGCCCGAGCAGGTGCTCGAGAAGCTCGCCTACATGCGCGAGGTGGTGGACATGAACGGCATCATGGCCAACCTCAGCTACGCCGGGATGCCGTTCGACGAGGCCGAACGCAACATGAAGTGCTTCGCCGAGTACGTGATGCCCGAGCTCAAGAAATGGAAGACCGCGCCGCTGCCGGAGCCCGCGCCGCTGGCCCTCGCCAGCTCGAGCGCCCAAGCGGCCTGA
- a CDS encoding acyl carrier protein — protein sequence MKRGPLESAIRSFLVGQIFNGSDVAELGADDLLLGRKAYDSIAIARTVAFCEATFDVAIPDDQVLPEHFESVRAIARLVERLRRR from the coding sequence ATGAAGCGCGGCCCGCTGGAAAGCGCGATTCGCAGCTTCCTCGTTGGGCAGATCTTCAACGGGTCGGACGTAGCCGAGCTCGGCGCCGACGATTTGCTGCTCGGGCGCAAAGCGTACGACTCGATCGCGATCGCGCGCACAGTGGCCTTCTGTGAGGCCACTTTCGACGTCGCGATTCCAGACGACCAGGTGCTGCCCGAGCATTTCGAGAGCGTGCGCGCGATCGCGCGTCTGGTCGAGCGTCTGCGCCGCCGCTGA
- a CDS encoding isoprenylcysteine carboxylmethyltransferase family protein gives MLGLKLALAVIIEFAVFAGLLFGPAGTLRWWRAWLLLGVFFGCAAATLGWVLRDRTDLLNERLRLPFQAGQPRADKILMPILLVAFVGWLVFIPLDVFRFRLLGRPGPLVSSLGLVLVFVGWWLEALAMRENPFAIAVVRHQPERHQTVIDSGIYGVVRHPMYAGAIPLFVGMALWLESYAGVVLAAVPSAVLVVRTLIEERLLRRELQGYAAYAERVRYRLIPLVW, from the coding sequence ATGCTCGGCCTTAAGCTCGCCCTCGCCGTAATCATCGAGTTCGCCGTCTTCGCCGGCCTGCTGTTCGGTCCCGCGGGCACGCTTCGATGGTGGCGCGCGTGGCTGCTGCTGGGCGTGTTCTTCGGATGCGCCGCGGCGACGCTCGGCTGGGTTCTGCGCGACAGAACGGACCTGCTCAACGAGCGGCTGAGGCTGCCATTCCAAGCGGGGCAACCGCGGGCGGACAAAATCCTGATGCCGATTCTGCTTGTGGCGTTCGTCGGATGGCTCGTCTTCATCCCGCTCGATGTCTTTCGCTTTCGGTTACTCGGCCGGCCGGGCCCGCTCGTCTCATCGCTGGGGCTGGTGCTGGTGTTCGTCGGATGGTGGCTCGAGGCGCTCGCGATGCGGGAGAATCCGTTCGCGATCGCGGTCGTGCGCCATCAGCCCGAACGGCATCAGACGGTGATCGACAGCGGCATCTATGGCGTGGTGCGGCATCCGATGTACGCGGGCGCGATTCCGCTGTTCGTGGGGATGGCGCTGTGGCTGGAGTCGTACGCGGGCGTAGTCCTCGCCGCGGTGCCGAGCGCCGTGCTGGTGGTGCGGACGCTGATCGAGGAGCGCCTGCTGCGGCGCGAGCTGCAAGGCTACGCCGCCTACGCCGAACGCGTCCGCTACCGGCTGATCCCGCTGGTCTGGTGA
- a CDS encoding amino acid adenylation domain-containing protein, translating into MSIPNVVPDLLSETAERHGARLALASDDELMTFAELELRANRFARSLMRHGIGRGERVALWLPRSAEAVVALWGAMKAGAAYVPIDPAAPPARAAAVARDCEVAAVVTLAARAEELEAAFGDNAPIRAAWFAESDGGGRQRFAGRPAIAWRELDAEPAARPAQAVDPEDLAQILYTSGSTGAPKGVMVPHRSLLAYVRWISDTFALSLEDRVPGCSPLHFGISSFEQFSTVHAGATVYPVAPRTAAFPAAIARTWSAQRLTVWYAVPSLLTMLVTRGELAGCDLSPLRLVIFTGEVFAAKHLRELMRRAPHARFVSLYGRTETKICAWHEFGKPPADDERPPLGRPCAESIALVLDERGRPVGDGQTGELWLGGPSLMRGYWKLPAQTAESMRTIEVAPGRRTLICRTGDLVRWGPDGVLEFVGRRDHQIKLRGYRVELGEVESALGRHDAVEQAVALVVAGGDGRQRLAAAVALRSGAAADEAALKRHCAALLPSYMIPEVIEFHSRLPLNSNGKIDRSALMESAATRMKATR; encoded by the coding sequence ATGAGCATCCCGAACGTTGTTCCCGACCTCCTGAGCGAAACCGCCGAGCGCCATGGCGCGCGCCTCGCGCTGGCGAGCGACGACGAGCTGATGACCTTCGCCGAGCTCGAGCTCCGCGCCAATCGCTTCGCGCGTTCGCTGATGCGCCACGGGATCGGGCGTGGCGAGCGCGTCGCGCTGTGGCTGCCGCGCTCGGCCGAGGCGGTGGTCGCGCTGTGGGGCGCGATGAAGGCGGGCGCCGCGTACGTTCCGATCGATCCCGCGGCACCACCCGCGCGCGCGGCGGCGGTCGCGCGCGACTGCGAGGTCGCCGCAGTGGTCACCCTGGCGGCGCGCGCGGAAGAGCTGGAAGCGGCTTTTGGCGATAATGCGCCGATTCGTGCCGCGTGGTTCGCGGAGAGCGACGGCGGCGGGCGCCAGCGCTTCGCCGGGCGTCCCGCGATCGCGTGGCGCGAGCTCGACGCCGAGCCCGCCGCGCGCCCCGCCCAGGCCGTGGATCCCGAAGACCTCGCGCAGATCCTGTACACGTCGGGCTCGACCGGCGCGCCCAAGGGCGTGATGGTCCCGCATCGCAGCCTGCTCGCCTACGTGCGATGGATCAGCGACACCTTCGCCCTCTCGCTCGAAGACCGGGTGCCCGGATGCAGTCCGCTGCACTTCGGCATCTCGAGCTTCGAGCAGTTCTCGACCGTCCATGCGGGCGCGACGGTCTATCCGGTCGCGCCGCGTACCGCGGCCTTTCCAGCGGCGATCGCGCGGACCTGGAGCGCGCAGCGCCTGACCGTGTGGTACGCGGTGCCGAGCCTGCTCACGATGCTGGTCACGCGGGGCGAGCTTGCCGGATGCGACCTTTCGCCGTTGCGCCTGGTGATCTTCACCGGCGAGGTCTTCGCGGCCAAGCATCTGCGCGAGCTGATGCGCCGCGCGCCGCATGCGCGCTTCGTCTCGCTCTACGGGCGGACCGAAACCAAGATCTGCGCGTGGCATGAGTTCGGCAAGCCGCCCGCGGACGACGAACGCCCGCCGCTCGGCCGGCCCTGCGCGGAATCAATTGCGCTGGTGCTCGACGAGAGAGGCCGGCCGGTCGGCGACGGTCAGACCGGCGAGCTGTGGCTGGGCGGCCCGTCGCTGATGCGCGGGTACTGGAAGCTGCCCGCGCAGACCGCCGAATCAATGCGCACCATCGAAGTCGCGCCGGGCCGGCGGACGCTGATTTGCCGCACCGGCGACCTTGTGCGATGGGGCCCCGACGGTGTGCTCGAGTTTGTCGGCCGCCGAGACCACCAGATCAAGCTGCGCGGCTACCGCGTCGAGCTGGGCGAGGTCGAGTCCGCGCTCGGCCGCCACGATGCCGTCGAGCAGGCCGTCGCGCTCGTGGTTGCGGGCGGCGACGGCAGGCAACGGCTCGCGGCGGCGGTCGCGTTGCGCTCGGGCGCGGCGGCCGACGAGGCGGCGCTCAAGCGGCACTGCGCGGCGCTCCTGCCCTCGTACATGATCCCGGAGGTGATTGAATTCCACTCCCGCCTACCGCTCAACAGCAACGGCAAGATCGATCGGAGTGCGCTGATGGAGTCGGCGGCGACGCGAATGAAGGCAACCCGATGA